A portion of the Phacochoerus africanus isolate WHEZ1 chromosome 5, ROS_Pafr_v1, whole genome shotgun sequence genome contains these proteins:
- the ERI2 gene encoding ERI1 exoribonuclease 2 isoform X2 — protein sequence MATKKLARQLGLIRRKSIAPANGNLGRSKSIEFPAVLLNTSTGEIESEFHTYVQPQEHPILSEFCMELTGIKQAQVDEGVPLKICLSQFCKWIQKMQQEKKIIFATRIPDSSASEVKLCAFVTWSDWDLGVCLEYECKRKQLLKPVFLNSWIDLRVTYKIFYKRKPKGLSGALQEVGIEFLGREHFGLDDSRNTAFLAWKMIRDGCVMKITRSLNKVPTKRNPNILPRNLNTDHVEETSACNSGIHDPSIYGREPKNTIKAHENVRMRSAAVNSPVKLQQNPLQLKDNVKAGLHNVKSCLSLFTVNSWTSVGQLQSSSLNTPMQKQINQHLAFNTNSKSSTVGSELVRVSTTISSVNNVSDMEMSSALDCLPMLADWEDVALLPASQPEQNTYGIPSISDSNLDSSFNSGERVMVLGESEIVSHENFGDTEKASQKSESSKSIVYKSPHTTIYNVKEAKDPGSDVSDFKLPECKSSSFSSVNTKLSHPLALGKYPPLLGSTKRNPSSPLLFPPAKKQTFTIHEEKPTSSDGSPVSSSGKILPSVLTSTVNLQEPWKSGKITPPLCKCGRRSKRLVVSNNGPNHGKVFYCCPTGKYQEKRKCGYFKWEQTLQKERANNVVLSYSPGGLTFSSPETSRICDRNVNFSTRNSLRLRPSMRN from the exons GCAGCTTGGATTAATTAGGAGAAAGTCAATTGCACCAGCAAATGGAAATCTGGGAAGAAGCAAATCTA TTGAATTTCCAGCTGTATTGCTGAACACATCAACTGgagagattgaatctgagttcCACACCTATGTTCAGCCTCAGGAACATCCGATTCTTTCTGAATTTTGCATGGAACTAACAGGCATAAAACAG GCTCAAGTTGATGAAGGAGTCCCTCTGAAGATTTGTTTATCTCAGTTCTGtaaatggattcagaagatgcagcaagagaagaaaattatttttgctacTAGGATTCCAGATAGTTCTGCTTCTGAAGTAAAATTATGTGCATTTGTCACTTGGTCAG ACTGGGACTTGGGGGTTTGCCTGGAGTATGAGTGTAAAAGAAAACAGCTGTTAAAACCCGTGTTCCTTAATTCTTGGATTGATCTCAGAGTAACTTACAAG ATTTTCTATaagagaaaacccaaaggactaaGTGGTGCCCTGCAAGAAGTGGGAATAGAATTCTTGGGACGAGAACATTTTG GATTAGATGATTCTCGGAATACGGCTTTTCTTGCTTGGAAGATGATCAGGGATGGTTGCGTAATGAAAATTACGAGGTCCTTGAACAAG GTTCCCACTAAGAGGAATCCTAACATTTTGCCCAGAAATTTGAATACGGATCACGTTGAAGAAACATCAGCCTGCAACAGTGGCATTCATGATCCCAGCATATATGGTAGGGAgcctaaaaatacaataaaagctcACGAGAACGTTCGGATGAGGTCAGCTGCTGTGAATTCTCCTGTAAAGTTACAGCAAAATCCGTTACAACTAAAGGACAATGTAAAAGCAGGTCTTCATAATGTCAAAAGCTGTTTATCTCTTTTTACTGTTAACTCCTGGACTTCTGTGGGGCAGTTACAGTCTTCCAGCTTGAATACACCCATGCAGAAGCAAATAAACCAACATCTTGCATTTAATACCAATTCTAAGTCTTCAACAGTTGGTTCAGAATTGGTACGTGTTTCAACTACGATTTCGTCTGTTAATAATGTTTCTGATATGGAAATGAGTTCTGCTCTTGACTGTTTACCTATGCTGGCTGATTGGGAGGATGTAGCTTTACTGCCAGCATCTCAGCCTGAGCAGAATACATATGGTATACCTTCCATTAGTGACTCAAACTTGGATTCTTCATTTAATTCTGGAGAAAGAGTAATGGTTTTAGGAGAATCTGAAATAGTAAGTCATGAAAACTTTggagacacagaaaaagcttCTCAAAAATCTGAGAGCTCTAAGTCTATTGTGTATAAGAGTCCACACACTACTATTTATAATGTAAAAGAAGCCAAAGATCCAGGTTCAGATGTTTCTGACTTTAAATTACCTGAATGTAAATCAAGTAGCTTCAGCAGTGTTAACACCAAATTGTCTCATCCTTTAGCTTTGGGGAAATATCCTCCTCTTCTAGGTAGTACTAAAAGGAATCCATCTAGTCCTCTACTTTTCCCACCAGCTAAAAAACAGACCTTCACTATTCATGAAGAAAAGCCTACATCATCTGATGGCTCCCCAGTGAGTTCTTCTGGGAAGATCCTTCCCTCTGTCTTAACTTCTACAGTTAACCTACAAGAGCCTTGGAAGAGTGGGAAAATAACACCTCCTTTATGCAAGTGTGGCCGAAGATCTAAGAGACTTGTTGTTTCTAATAATGGACCAAACCATGGAAAAGTCTTCTATTGTTGTCCTACTGGGaagtatcaagaaaaaagaaaatgtggttatTTCAAATGGGAACAAACACTCCAAAAGGAAAGAGCCAATAACGTAGTTCTGTCTTACTCCCCAGGGGGACTTACTTTTAGTTCTCCGGAAACAAGCCGTATTTGTGACAGAAATGTAAATTTTTCTACTAGAAATTCATTGAGACTCAGACCTTCAATGaggaattga
- the ERI2 gene encoding ERI1 exoribonuclease 2 isoform X3, giving the protein MQQEKKIIFATRIPDSSASEVKLCAFVTWSDWDLGVCLEYECKRKQLLKPVFLNSWIDLRVTYKIFYKRKPKGLSGALQEVGIEFLGREHFGLDDSRNTAFLAWKMIRDGCVMKITRSLNKVPTKRNPNILPRNLNTDHVEETSACNSGIHDPSIYGREPKNTIKAHENVRMRSAAVNSPVKLQQNPLQLKDNVKAGLHNVKSCLSLFTVNSWTSVGQLQSSSLNTPMQKQINQHLAFNTNSKSSTVGSELVRVSTTISSVNNVSDMEMSSALDCLPMLADWEDVALLPASQPEQNTYGIPSISDSNLDSSFNSGERVMVLGESEIVSHENFGDTEKASQKSESSKSIVYKSPHTTIYNVKEAKDPGSDVSDFKLPECKSSSFSSVNTKLSHPLALGKYPPLLGSTKRNPSSPLLFPPAKKQTFTIHEEKPTSSDGSPVSSSGKILPSVLTSTVNLQEPWKSGKITPPLCKCGRRSKRLVVSNNGPNHGKVFYCCPTGKYQEKRKCGYFKWEQTLQKERANNVVLSYSPGGLTFSSPETSRICDRNVNFSTRNSLRLRPSMRN; this is encoded by the exons atgcagcaagagaagaaaattatttttgctacTAGGATTCCAGATAGTTCTGCTTCTGAAGTAAAATTATGTGCATTTGTCACTTGGTCAG ACTGGGACTTGGGGGTTTGCCTGGAGTATGAGTGTAAAAGAAAACAGCTGTTAAAACCCGTGTTCCTTAATTCTTGGATTGATCTCAGAGTAACTTACAAG ATTTTCTATaagagaaaacccaaaggactaaGTGGTGCCCTGCAAGAAGTGGGAATAGAATTCTTGGGACGAGAACATTTTG GATTAGATGATTCTCGGAATACGGCTTTTCTTGCTTGGAAGATGATCAGGGATGGTTGCGTAATGAAAATTACGAGGTCCTTGAACAAG GTTCCCACTAAGAGGAATCCTAACATTTTGCCCAGAAATTTGAATACGGATCACGTTGAAGAAACATCAGCCTGCAACAGTGGCATTCATGATCCCAGCATATATGGTAGGGAgcctaaaaatacaataaaagctcACGAGAACGTTCGGATGAGGTCAGCTGCTGTGAATTCTCCTGTAAAGTTACAGCAAAATCCGTTACAACTAAAGGACAATGTAAAAGCAGGTCTTCATAATGTCAAAAGCTGTTTATCTCTTTTTACTGTTAACTCCTGGACTTCTGTGGGGCAGTTACAGTCTTCCAGCTTGAATACACCCATGCAGAAGCAAATAAACCAACATCTTGCATTTAATACCAATTCTAAGTCTTCAACAGTTGGTTCAGAATTGGTACGTGTTTCAACTACGATTTCGTCTGTTAATAATGTTTCTGATATGGAAATGAGTTCTGCTCTTGACTGTTTACCTATGCTGGCTGATTGGGAGGATGTAGCTTTACTGCCAGCATCTCAGCCTGAGCAGAATACATATGGTATACCTTCCATTAGTGACTCAAACTTGGATTCTTCATTTAATTCTGGAGAAAGAGTAATGGTTTTAGGAGAATCTGAAATAGTAAGTCATGAAAACTTTggagacacagaaaaagcttCTCAAAAATCTGAGAGCTCTAAGTCTATTGTGTATAAGAGTCCACACACTACTATTTATAATGTAAAAGAAGCCAAAGATCCAGGTTCAGATGTTTCTGACTTTAAATTACCTGAATGTAAATCAAGTAGCTTCAGCAGTGTTAACACCAAATTGTCTCATCCTTTAGCTTTGGGGAAATATCCTCCTCTTCTAGGTAGTACTAAAAGGAATCCATCTAGTCCTCTACTTTTCCCACCAGCTAAAAAACAGACCTTCACTATTCATGAAGAAAAGCCTACATCATCTGATGGCTCCCCAGTGAGTTCTTCTGGGAAGATCCTTCCCTCTGTCTTAACTTCTACAGTTAACCTACAAGAGCCTTGGAAGAGTGGGAAAATAACACCTCCTTTATGCAAGTGTGGCCGAAGATCTAAGAGACTTGTTGTTTCTAATAATGGACCAAACCATGGAAAAGTCTTCTATTGTTGTCCTACTGGGaagtatcaagaaaaaagaaaatgtggttatTTCAAATGGGAACAAACACTCCAAAAGGAAAGAGCCAATAACGTAGTTCTGTCTTACTCCCCAGGGGGACTTACTTTTAGTTCTCCGGAAACAAGCCGTATTTGTGACAGAAATGTAAATTTTTCTACTAGAAATTCATTGAGACTCAGACCTTCAATGaggaattga
- the ERI2 gene encoding ERI1 exoribonuclease 2 isoform X1 gives MATKKLARQLGLIRRKSIAPANGNLGRSKSKQLFDYLVVIDFESTCWNDGKRHQSQEIIEFPAVLLNTSTGEIESEFHTYVQPQEHPILSEFCMELTGIKQAQVDEGVPLKICLSQFCKWIQKMQQEKKIIFATRIPDSSASEVKLCAFVTWSDWDLGVCLEYECKRKQLLKPVFLNSWIDLRVTYKIFYKRKPKGLSGALQEVGIEFLGREHFGLDDSRNTAFLAWKMIRDGCVMKITRSLNKVPTKRNPNILPRNLNTDHVEETSACNSGIHDPSIYGREPKNTIKAHENVRMRSAAVNSPVKLQQNPLQLKDNVKAGLHNVKSCLSLFTVNSWTSVGQLQSSSLNTPMQKQINQHLAFNTNSKSSTVGSELVRVSTTISSVNNVSDMEMSSALDCLPMLADWEDVALLPASQPEQNTYGIPSISDSNLDSSFNSGERVMVLGESEIVSHENFGDTEKASQKSESSKSIVYKSPHTTIYNVKEAKDPGSDVSDFKLPECKSSSFSSVNTKLSHPLALGKYPPLLGSTKRNPSSPLLFPPAKKQTFTIHEEKPTSSDGSPVSSSGKILPSVLTSTVNLQEPWKSGKITPPLCKCGRRSKRLVVSNNGPNHGKVFYCCPTGKYQEKRKCGYFKWEQTLQKERANNVVLSYSPGGLTFSSPETSRICDRNVNFSTRNSLRLRPSMRN, from the exons GCAGCTTGGATTAATTAGGAGAAAGTCAATTGCACCAGCAAATGGAAATCTGGGAAGAAGCAAATCTA AGCAATTGTTTGACTACTTAGTTGTCATTGATTTTGAGTCAACATGTTGGAATGATGGGAAACGCCACCAGAGCCAGGAAATAA TTGAATTTCCAGCTGTATTGCTGAACACATCAACTGgagagattgaatctgagttcCACACCTATGTTCAGCCTCAGGAACATCCGATTCTTTCTGAATTTTGCATGGAACTAACAGGCATAAAACAG GCTCAAGTTGATGAAGGAGTCCCTCTGAAGATTTGTTTATCTCAGTTCTGtaaatggattcagaagatgcagcaagagaagaaaattatttttgctacTAGGATTCCAGATAGTTCTGCTTCTGAAGTAAAATTATGTGCATTTGTCACTTGGTCAG ACTGGGACTTGGGGGTTTGCCTGGAGTATGAGTGTAAAAGAAAACAGCTGTTAAAACCCGTGTTCCTTAATTCTTGGATTGATCTCAGAGTAACTTACAAG ATTTTCTATaagagaaaacccaaaggactaaGTGGTGCCCTGCAAGAAGTGGGAATAGAATTCTTGGGACGAGAACATTTTG GATTAGATGATTCTCGGAATACGGCTTTTCTTGCTTGGAAGATGATCAGGGATGGTTGCGTAATGAAAATTACGAGGTCCTTGAACAAG GTTCCCACTAAGAGGAATCCTAACATTTTGCCCAGAAATTTGAATACGGATCACGTTGAAGAAACATCAGCCTGCAACAGTGGCATTCATGATCCCAGCATATATGGTAGGGAgcctaaaaatacaataaaagctcACGAGAACGTTCGGATGAGGTCAGCTGCTGTGAATTCTCCTGTAAAGTTACAGCAAAATCCGTTACAACTAAAGGACAATGTAAAAGCAGGTCTTCATAATGTCAAAAGCTGTTTATCTCTTTTTACTGTTAACTCCTGGACTTCTGTGGGGCAGTTACAGTCTTCCAGCTTGAATACACCCATGCAGAAGCAAATAAACCAACATCTTGCATTTAATACCAATTCTAAGTCTTCAACAGTTGGTTCAGAATTGGTACGTGTTTCAACTACGATTTCGTCTGTTAATAATGTTTCTGATATGGAAATGAGTTCTGCTCTTGACTGTTTACCTATGCTGGCTGATTGGGAGGATGTAGCTTTACTGCCAGCATCTCAGCCTGAGCAGAATACATATGGTATACCTTCCATTAGTGACTCAAACTTGGATTCTTCATTTAATTCTGGAGAAAGAGTAATGGTTTTAGGAGAATCTGAAATAGTAAGTCATGAAAACTTTggagacacagaaaaagcttCTCAAAAATCTGAGAGCTCTAAGTCTATTGTGTATAAGAGTCCACACACTACTATTTATAATGTAAAAGAAGCCAAAGATCCAGGTTCAGATGTTTCTGACTTTAAATTACCTGAATGTAAATCAAGTAGCTTCAGCAGTGTTAACACCAAATTGTCTCATCCTTTAGCTTTGGGGAAATATCCTCCTCTTCTAGGTAGTACTAAAAGGAATCCATCTAGTCCTCTACTTTTCCCACCAGCTAAAAAACAGACCTTCACTATTCATGAAGAAAAGCCTACATCATCTGATGGCTCCCCAGTGAGTTCTTCTGGGAAGATCCTTCCCTCTGTCTTAACTTCTACAGTTAACCTACAAGAGCCTTGGAAGAGTGGGAAAATAACACCTCCTTTATGCAAGTGTGGCCGAAGATCTAAGAGACTTGTTGTTTCTAATAATGGACCAAACCATGGAAAAGTCTTCTATTGTTGTCCTACTGGGaagtatcaagaaaaaagaaaatgtggttatTTCAAATGGGAACAAACACTCCAAAAGGAAAGAGCCAATAACGTAGTTCTGTCTTACTCCCCAGGGGGACTTACTTTTAGTTCTCCGGAAACAAGCCGTATTTGTGACAGAAATGTAAATTTTTCTACTAGAAATTCATTGAGACTCAGACCTTCAATGaggaattga